Proteins co-encoded in one Halomicroarcula saliterrae genomic window:
- a CDS encoding arylsulfotransferase family protein produces the protein MASKSFLRIFFIIIIGLSSIGLAYGYTLGATNDTFESHLTNQGVANPQQQAVEPRDNITVVATDSNSWRGEASSGPRARAELVAFNPDGSILYYNDSHTRYWDVDPVPETRTTVEYMFADHLEPSACPNTTNFVQRRVDEEVWNEYEAARSTDACTRNGYERVNLTTGEVTRVWSETTPGKEATRYHDADRLNETHLAVADIYLDRVFVVNTTSGQTEWTWNASSAFPRETGGPYPEDWTHINDIEVLEDGRLMVSARNQDRVVFLNRSGLIEGWTLGEEDNYSILYEQHNPDYIPTERGGPAVLVGDSENNRVVEYQRTGDSWEQSWVWRDTRMQWPRDADRLPNGHTLITDSNGNRVFEVDKQGEVVWSVNIAFPYEAERLGTGDESAGGPSATQANLDSRTGSLRDSLLIIAKQLIPGKYLNGLMYITPVWMGFLEVLELVVLLTSCLLWAGIEIVWRRQS, from the coding sequence GTGGCATCCAAGTCTTTTCTCCGTATATTCTTCATCATCATAATCGGTTTATCCAGTATTGGTTTAGCCTACGGATATACGCTTGGCGCAACCAACGATACCTTCGAGAGCCATCTCACGAACCAGGGGGTTGCGAACCCACAGCAACAGGCCGTCGAACCTCGCGACAATATTACTGTCGTCGCGACTGATTCAAATTCGTGGCGAGGTGAAGCGAGTAGCGGGCCTCGTGCCCGAGCAGAACTTGTCGCATTCAACCCGGACGGAAGTATCCTCTACTACAACGACTCACATACGCGGTACTGGGACGTCGATCCGGTACCTGAAACGAGAACCACTGTAGAGTATATGTTCGCAGACCACCTCGAGCCGTCGGCCTGTCCAAACACCACTAATTTTGTCCAGCGCCGGGTTGACGAGGAAGTCTGGAACGAATATGAGGCTGCTCGCTCGACCGACGCTTGCACGCGCAACGGATACGAACGCGTCAACTTGACGACCGGCGAGGTAACGCGCGTCTGGAGCGAAACCACCCCCGGGAAGGAAGCAACACGCTACCACGATGCCGACCGGCTCAACGAGACACACTTGGCCGTCGCAGATATCTACCTCGACCGGGTATTCGTTGTGAATACCACCTCCGGCCAGACCGAGTGGACGTGGAACGCCAGTAGCGCATTCCCCAGAGAAACGGGTGGTCCATACCCTGAGGATTGGACACATATCAATGACATCGAAGTGCTCGAGGATGGCCGGCTCATGGTGAGTGCCCGGAACCAGGACCGGGTCGTGTTCCTCAACCGGAGTGGTCTCATCGAAGGATGGACGCTCGGCGAGGAGGACAACTACAGTATCCTCTACGAACAGCACAATCCGGATTACATCCCCACTGAGCGTGGCGGTCCCGCAGTCCTCGTCGGAGATTCGGAGAACAACCGTGTCGTTGAGTACCAACGAACGGGAGACAGCTGGGAACAGTCGTGGGTGTGGCGAGACACGCGGATGCAGTGGCCACGGGACGCCGACCGGCTCCCGAACGGTCACACTTTGATTACAGATTCGAACGGGAATCGTGTATTCGAAGTTGACAAACAAGGTGAGGTGGTTTGGAGCGTCAATATCGCTTTCCCATACGAGGCGGAACGTCTCGGGACTGGAGACGAGAGTGCCGGTGGGCCGAGTGCGACGCAAGCGAATCTTGACTCACGAACAGGCAGTTTGCGTGATAGTTTACTTATCATTGCTAAACAGCTCATTCCCGGGAAATACTTGAATGGTCTTATGTACATCACACCGGTCTGGATGGGATTTCTGGAGGTCCTCGAACTCGTGGTCCTCCTCACTAGTTGCCTGCTGTGGGCTGGGATAGAGATAGTCTGGCGACGACAATCTTAA
- a CDS encoding heavy metal translocating P-type ATPase translates to MTENPNAAGDASGDGQRRELTARLVVPEMDCPSCAQKVDKSLQRVDGIVDATLQPTTGTANITYNPDRTSEADVVNAIESAGYEVVGGSDSDNGEQEEEGDGVDIAPPSEVWTSPRAKKTWFGAALVTFGLLFEFLLMTQNVAVASVLDYPLHVADVLFLGAVAASGIPVVRSGYYSAKNRSLDIDLLMGTAIIAATGIGYFVEAATLAVLFSIAELLEDYAMDRARDSLRELMELSPDEATVVRDGEEVTVPADEVEVGETVVVRPGDKIPLDGTVTDGESAVDQSPITGESVPVDKTVGDEVYAGAINEEGYLEVEVTSTAGDSTLSRIIEMVQGAQTKKTDKEQFVDRFSGYYTPVVVVLAILTAAIPPLLIVDPISVDVAGYGFSFAGDWQTWFIRGLTLLVIACPCAFVISTPVSVVSGITSAAKNGVLIKGGNYLEAMGEVDAVALDKTGTLTKGELAVTDVVPIGGTTEDDLLSRAAGLERRSEHPIATAIIARADEAGLADLPDLNAFESLTGKGIRGQIDGETYYAGKPALFEELGFDLARARRETDGGVVAEEAAESDDGAFAEGTLAALEREGKTVVLVGTESELLGAIAIADEVRPASKRAVQRLQELGVERVVMLTGDNEGTARAIAEEVGVDEYRAELLPEEKVDAVEELQTEYGEVAMVGDGINDAPALATAEVGIAMGAAGTDTALETADIALMGDDVGKLPYLYELSHTANGVIRQNIWASLGVKALLAVGVPIGLVSVAVAVVVGDMGMSLGVTGNAMRLSRIEPDRSYDT, encoded by the coding sequence ATGACAGAGAATCCGAACGCAGCGGGGGACGCGAGCGGGGACGGCCAGCGACGGGAGCTGACCGCTCGCCTCGTCGTTCCCGAGATGGACTGTCCGTCCTGCGCCCAGAAGGTCGACAAGAGCCTCCAGCGCGTCGACGGCATCGTCGACGCCACGCTCCAGCCAACGACCGGCACGGCCAACATCACGTACAATCCAGATCGCACCAGTGAGGCCGACGTGGTCAACGCGATTGAGTCCGCCGGCTATGAGGTCGTTGGAGGGTCAGATTCCGATAACGGTGAGCAAGAGGAGGAGGGCGACGGCGTCGACATCGCGCCGCCGTCGGAGGTCTGGACGAGTCCGCGCGCGAAGAAGACGTGGTTCGGCGCGGCACTCGTCACGTTCGGCCTCCTCTTCGAGTTTCTCCTAATGACACAGAACGTCGCGGTGGCGAGCGTCCTCGATTACCCGCTTCATGTCGCCGACGTCCTGTTCCTCGGTGCCGTCGCCGCCAGTGGCATCCCTGTTGTCCGCAGCGGGTACTACTCCGCAAAGAACCGGAGTCTCGACATCGACCTGCTGATGGGGACGGCGATAATCGCCGCGACCGGCATCGGTTATTTCGTCGAGGCGGCGACGCTGGCCGTCCTATTCAGCATTGCCGAGCTGCTCGAAGACTACGCGATGGATAGGGCGCGGGACTCCCTGCGCGAGCTGATGGAGCTGTCGCCCGACGAGGCGACCGTCGTGCGCGACGGCGAGGAAGTCACAGTGCCCGCTGACGAGGTGGAGGTGGGTGAGACCGTGGTCGTCCGCCCCGGCGACAAGATCCCGCTCGACGGCACGGTCACCGACGGCGAGAGCGCGGTCGACCAGTCGCCGATCACCGGCGAGAGCGTTCCCGTCGACAAGACGGTAGGTGACGAGGTGTACGCCGGCGCCATCAACGAGGAGGGCTACCTCGAAGTCGAAGTCACGTCGACGGCGGGCGACTCGACGCTCTCGCGCATCATCGAGATGGTGCAGGGCGCACAGACGAAGAAGACCGACAAAGAGCAGTTCGTCGACCGCTTCTCGGGCTACTACACGCCAGTCGTGGTCGTGCTTGCAATCCTGACCGCCGCCATCCCGCCCCTGCTCATCGTCGACCCCATCTCGGTCGACGTGGCCGGGTACGGGTTCAGCTTCGCCGGCGACTGGCAGACGTGGTTCATCCGCGGACTCACCTTGCTGGTGATCGCCTGCCCGTGCGCGTTCGTCATCTCGACGCCGGTATCCGTGGTGTCGGGCATCACCAGTGCCGCAAAGAACGGCGTCCTGATCAAGGGCGGCAACTACCTCGAGGCGATGGGCGAAGTCGACGCCGTCGCGCTCGACAAGACGGGGACGCTCACGAAGGGCGAACTCGCCGTCACCGACGTCGTCCCGATCGGCGGAACCACGGAAGACGATCTGCTCAGTCGTGCTGCCGGGCTGGAGCGGCGCAGCGAGCATCCCATTGCCACGGCGATCATTGCCCGCGCCGACGAGGCGGGTTTGGCCGATTTGCCCGACCTGAATGCCTTCGAGAGCCTCACCGGGAAGGGTATCCGCGGGCAGATCGACGGCGAGACGTACTACGCGGGCAAGCCCGCACTCTTCGAGGAGTTGGGTTTCGACCTGGCTCGGGCACGCCGCGAGACGGACGGTGGCGTCGTGGCGGAAGAGGCGGCCGAGTCCGACGATGGGGCGTTCGCTGAGGGCACGCTCGCTGCACTGGAGCGTGAAGGCAAGACGGTCGTCCTCGTCGGAACGGAGTCGGAGTTGTTGGGTGCCATCGCCATCGCCGACGAGGTACGCCCGGCCTCGAAGCGAGCCGTCCAGCGCCTGCAGGAGCTTGGTGTCGAGCGCGTCGTGATGCTGACCGGCGACAACGAGGGCACCGCGCGGGCCATCGCCGAGGAGGTCGGCGTTGACGAGTACCGTGCCGAACTTTTGCCAGAGGAGAAGGTCGACGCCGTTGAGGAGTTGCAGACGGAGTACGGCGAGGTGGCGATGGTCGGCGACGGTATCAACGACGCGCCCGCGCTCGCCACCGCGGAAGTCGGCATCGCGATGGGTGCAGCTGGCACCGACACCGCACTCGAGACCGCCGACATCGCGCTGATGGGCGACGACGTCGGGAAACTGCCGTACCTCTACGAGCTGTCACACACCGCCAACGGTGTGATCCGGCAGAACATCTGGGCGAGCCTCGGCGTGAAGGCGTTGCTTGCCGTCGGTGTGCCGATCGGGCTCGTCAGCGTCGCCGTCGCTGTCGTCGTCGGCGACATGGGAATGAGCCTCGGCGTCACCGGGAACGCGATGCGGTTGTCACGGATCGAGCCCGACCGGTCCTACGACACCTGA